A genome region from Yoonia vestfoldensis includes the following:
- the pnp gene encoding polyribonucleotide nucleotidyltransferase: MFNEVKKSMQWGEETLTLETGKVARQADGSVIATLGETSVMANVTFAKAQKPGQDFFPLTVHYQEKYYAAGKVPGGFFKREARPTEKETLTSRLIDRPIRPLFVPGFKNEVLVMCTVLSFDGVNDPDMIAMIAASAALTISGAPFMGPIAACRVGFVDGEYILNPEIDDMHNLRMKPEQRLDLVVAGTKDAVMMVESEAYELTEEEMLGAVTFAHAQIQPVIDLIIDLAEDCAKEPFDFQPEDYSDLYAAVKAAGEDKMRAAYAITDKQERTSAVSAAKADIIAALTEDQQADSNLGPALKKLESAVLRGDVVKNSRRIDGRALDQIRPIVSETGILPRTHGSALFTRGETQGLVVTTLGTGDDEQMIDALTGMYKSNFMLHYNFPPYSVGEVGRVSGPGRREIGHGKLAWRALQAVLPAPTDFPYTIRVVSEITESNGSSSMASVCGGSLSMMDAGVPLKAPVAGVAMGLVMEDDGSYAVLSDILGDEDHLGDMDFKVAGTESGITSLQMDIKIAGITPEIMKKALEQAKAGRLHILNEMGKALTGAQEFSVHAPKIETMQIPVDKIREVIGSGGKVIREIVETSGAKVDINDDGVIKLASNDAEAIKRAHDMIYSIVAEPEEGKVYKGTVVKLVDFGAFVNFFGKRDGLVHVSQIENKRLNHPSDVLKEGQEVWVKLLGFDDRGKVRLAMKMVDQATGQELAKEEAAEE, translated from the coding sequence ATGTTTAACGAAGTGAAAAAATCGATGCAGTGGGGCGAAGAGACGCTCACACTCGAAACCGGCAAGGTTGCCCGTCAGGCTGACGGCTCGGTCATTGCGACGCTGGGCGAAACCAGCGTGATGGCCAACGTGACCTTTGCAAAGGCACAAAAGCCCGGGCAGGACTTCTTTCCGCTGACCGTGCATTACCAAGAGAAATATTATGCCGCCGGCAAAGTGCCCGGTGGCTTTTTCAAGCGCGAAGCGCGTCCCACCGAAAAAGAGACGCTGACATCCCGCCTGATCGACCGCCCGATCCGCCCGCTGTTCGTCCCCGGCTTCAAGAACGAAGTGCTGGTGATGTGTACCGTGCTGAGCTTTGACGGCGTCAACGACCCCGACATGATCGCGATGATCGCGGCCTCGGCTGCGCTGACGATCTCTGGCGCGCCTTTCATGGGGCCAATCGCTGCCTGCCGCGTGGGTTTCGTGGATGGCGAATACATTCTGAACCCCGAAATCGACGACATGCACAACCTGCGCATGAAGCCCGAACAGCGGCTTGATCTGGTTGTCGCCGGCACCAAAGACGCCGTGATGATGGTCGAATCCGAAGCCTATGAGCTGACCGAAGAGGAAATGCTGGGCGCCGTGACTTTCGCGCATGCGCAGATCCAGCCGGTCATCGACCTGATCATCGATCTGGCCGAAGATTGCGCCAAGGAACCCTTCGATTTCCAGCCCGAGGATTACTCGGATCTTTACGCCGCTGTAAAAGCTGCGGGCGAAGACAAGATGCGCGCCGCCTATGCGATCACCGACAAGCAGGAACGCACCTCTGCGGTATCCGCCGCCAAGGCCGATATCATCGCCGCCCTGACCGAAGACCAGCAGGCCGACAGCAACCTTGGCCCCGCGCTGAAAAAGCTCGAATCCGCCGTGCTGCGCGGTGATGTGGTCAAGAACAGCCGCCGCATTGATGGCCGCGCGCTGGACCAGATCCGCCCGATCGTCTCGGAAACCGGCATCCTGCCACGCACCCATGGGTCGGCCCTGTTCACCCGCGGCGAAACTCAGGGTCTGGTCGTGACCACGCTGGGCACCGGCGATGACGAACAGATGATCGACGCGCTGACCGGCATGTATAAATCCAACTTCATGCTGCATTACAACTTCCCCCCCTATTCGGTGGGCGAGGTTGGCCGCGTCTCTGGCCCCGGTCGTCGTGAGATCGGTCATGGTAAGCTGGCATGGCGTGCCTTGCAGGCAGTTCTGCCTGCGCCAACGGATTTCCCCTATACGATCCGCGTCGTGTCCGAGATCACCGAATCCAACGGGTCTTCCTCGATGGCGTCGGTCTGCGGTGGGTCGCTGTCCATGATGGATGCTGGCGTGCCGCTGAAAGCCCCTGTCGCCGGTGTGGCCATGGGTCTGGTGATGGAAGATGACGGATCCTATGCCGTGCTGTCCGATATCTTGGGTGACGAAGACCACCTTGGCGATATGGATTTCAAGGTCGCGGGCACCGAAAGCGGGATCACCTCGCTCCAGATGGATATCAAGATCGCAGGCATCACGCCCGAGATCATGAAGAAAGCACTGGAACAGGCCAAGGCCGGCCGTCTGCATATCCTGAACGAGATGGGCAAAGCCCTGACCGGCGCGCAGGAATTCAGCGTCCACGCCCCCAAGATCGAAACCATGCAGATCCCTGTCGACAAGATCCGTGAAGTCATCGGCTCCGGCGGCAAGGTCATCCGCGAGATCGTGGAAACATCGGGCGCCAAGGTCGATATCAACGATGACGGCGTGATCAAGCTGGCTTCTAACGATGCCGAGGCGATCAAGCGCGCCCATGACATGATCTATTCGATCGTGGCCGAACCCGAAGAAGGCAAGGTCTACAAAGGCACCGTGGTCAAACTGGTTGATTTCGGCGCTTTCGTGAACTTCTTTGGCAAGCGCGACGGTCTGGTCCATGTGTCCCAGATCGAGAACAAGCGCTTGAACCATCCGTCGGATGTGCTGAAAGAAGGTCAGGAAGTCTGGGTCAAGCTGCTGGGCTTTGATGATCGTGGCAAGGTCCGTCTGGCGATGAAGATGGTCGATCAGGCCACCGGTCAGGAACTGGCCAAAGAAGAAGCCGCCGAAGAATAA
- the rpsO gene encoding 30S ribosomal protein S15 produces MSITAEDKARIMKEFATKEGDTGSPEVQVAILSSRIATLTEHFKTHKKDNHGRRGLLKMVALRRKLLDYTKSKDEARYKSLIERLGLRR; encoded by the coding sequence ATGTCGATTACTGCCGAAGACAAAGCACGGATCATGAAAGAATTCGCAACCAAAGAAGGCGACACCGGTTCGCCCGAAGTGCAAGTTGCGATCCTGTCCAGCCGCATCGCGACGCTGACGGAACATTTCAAGACCCATAAGAAAGACAACCACGGCCGCCGTGGCCTGCTGAAAATGGTCGCTTTGCGCCGCAAGCTTCTGGATTACACCAAATCCAAGGACGAAGCCCGCTATAAAAGCCTGATCGAACGTCTGGGCCTGCGCCGGTAA
- a CDS encoding peroxiredoxin, with the protein MGLRINDTIPDLTVDTDQGQITLHDWIGDSWAILFSHPKDFTPVCTTEFGAVAQLADEWAKRGTKVMGISVDGVEDHKKWKADIETFGGAKAGFPIIADEDLVVAKAFDMLPADAYLPEGRTPADSATVRAVFIIGPDKKLKLSMTYPMNVGRNFAEVLRALDGLQTANGRGVATPANWTVGDDVIIPATVSNDDATAKFGAFTTILPYLRTTKL; encoded by the coding sequence ATGGGCCTGCGCATCAACGACACCATCCCCGACCTGACAGTGGACACCGATCAGGGCCAGATCACGCTGCATGATTGGATCGGCGACAGCTGGGCGATCCTGTTTTCGCATCCCAAGGATTTCACGCCAGTCTGCACGACCGAATTCGGTGCCGTGGCACAGCTGGCCGATGAATGGGCCAAGCGCGGCACCAAGGTCATGGGCATCAGCGTCGATGGCGTCGAGGATCACAAGAAATGGAAGGCCGATATCGAAACCTTTGGTGGTGCCAAGGCCGGTTTTCCGATCATCGCGGATGAGGATCTGGTGGTGGCCAAGGCTTTTGACATGCTGCCCGCCGACGCCTATCTGCCCGAAGGCCGCACGCCCGCCGATAGCGCCACAGTGCGCGCGGTGTTCATCATCGGCCCTGACAAGAAACTGAAATTGTCGATGACCTATCCGATGAATGTCGGGCGCAATTTCGCCGAGGTTTTGCGCGCCCTTGACGGTTTGCAGACCGCCAATGGCCGCGGCGTGGCGACGCCTGCCAATTGGACCGTCGGCGATGATGTGATCATCCCCGCCACCGTCAGCAATGACGATGCAACGGCCAAGTTCGGCGCATTCACCACGATCCTGCCCTATCTGCGCACGACCAAGCTGTAA